GCCGTCCCCGTCGAGATCCGTTAGGCACGGGCACATCACGGTGTCGCCTCCGGGCCCGAACACTGACGGGTCATACTGCCACTGAGGTACATGGGGCGTCCCGATGTTCCAGAACATCAGGAGTGCCGGCTCCCGGCAACCCCTGATCACGTCGAGGTCACCATCGGCATCGAGGTCGCCGAGCGTGCTCGAGAGCTCGATGTACTCCCACAGCCCGGGAAGCACGCAGGAGGCGACCCGCCAGACGGGCGGCCCGGGGCATCCGCCGTCATTCCAGTACTGAGCGAATGCGCAGACATCGTCATCGCCGTCGCCATCGAGGTCGCCCCATGTCATGAAGTCAAGGCGCCATCCCGGGGGAGCCAGCTCGTGCGCTGGTGTCCAGTACACGGTCGTCGCAGTCGCGGCACCACATCCCGCGACCATCAGAGCAGCCGCCACTGTCATCGCCATAGCGGTGCGTGCCATACGTATCACCTCCGTCCGGGCACTCGACGCCACCGCGTCGTGTGTCATCTCCGGACCAGCGTTCCGTGTCTCACCGGCCGTCGTCCCCCGGCGTGTACCACACACACAGGACCGGGGCTTCCGTCGCCGCGCCCCCGTCGTGCAACTGCCCGATCGAGCTCGGCTGGCCCGGCTCGATGGCCACGATCATCCCGCAGTTCGCAAGCGCGTCGGACGCCCATGCAGCCACAACGTCTGTCACGTCGAACCGTATGACCGAGCCCTCGCCGGGCTTTGCGAACCAGACCGCCTGCACGGACGCGTCGTAGTCGCCGCCGGGAGTCGTCCATGCGCCATCCCAGCTCACCGTGCCGCCCTCCCACTCCGTCGTCAGCGGGTGCGCCTCGAGGGCCACGCGGCTCGCGTGCCCGTCCGACGACACCGGCGCCCTCAACT
This window of the Candidatus Effluviviaceae Genus I sp. genome carries:
- a CDS encoding VCBS repeat-containing protein, with amino-acid sequence MARTAMAMTVAAALMVAGCGAATATTVYWTPAHELAPPGWRLDFMTWGDLDGDGDDDVCAFAQYWNDGGCPGPPVWRVASCVLPGLWEYIELSSTLGDLDADGDLDVIRGCREPALLMFWNIGTPHVPQWQYDPSVFGPGGDTVMCPCLTDLDGDGDLDIVMVGAGGGVWFCENTGTPTAPQFSYGGCTSIPLGVQPPFAFITVGDLDGDGDLDIITITTDDTPSRCWENIGTPEEWLFAENPAMLTGVTEPARGFGIALPDIDCDGDPDLLIVDGHGGVYLYMNETVTSASPATWGTIKALYR
- a CDS encoding DNRLRE domain-containing protein — encoded protein: MAGIGSARWWLPACCLLVLAASQPAEAARLTLTAEDVGYIESDGPRPEGRMLVRFAIPGELRTGCVDLAVLELRAPVSSDGHASRVALEAHPLTTEWEGGTVSWDGAWTTPGGDYDASVQAVWFAKPGEGSVIRFDVTDVVAAWASDALANCGMIVAIEPGQPSSIGQLHDGGAATEAPVLCVWYTPGDDGR